The following are from one region of the Deinococcus misasensis DSM 22328 genome:
- a CDS encoding response regulator — translation MNANPLVLIVEDEPDIADLLEAYLRREHFRTERAGDGPGAVRLHQAARPDLVLLDVHLPGFDGFEVLRKIRETAQTPIIMVTARAEDLDKLLGLKMGADDYVVKPFSPLEVVARVQAVLRRVGMHSHAQPLRFAELELDPVAVRVRVSGVRLDTTLTEYRILEHLLRHPNRTFSRAELLEVALPDSDALERVMDTHLGNLRKKLEQAGMPHIIETVRGVGFRLWVK, via the coding sequence GAGGACGAGCCTGACATTGCCGATTTGCTTGAGGCGTACTTGCGACGCGAACACTTTCGGACCGAGCGGGCAGGGGACGGTCCGGGCGCTGTGCGTTTGCACCAGGCAGCCCGTCCCGATCTGGTGCTACTGGACGTGCATCTTCCCGGATTTGATGGTTTTGAGGTGCTCAGAAAAATCAGGGAAACCGCCCAGACCCCGATCATCATGGTGACGGCCCGGGCCGAGGACCTCGACAAACTGCTGGGGCTCAAGATGGGTGCAGACGATTACGTGGTCAAACCCTTCTCTCCGCTTGAGGTGGTGGCCAGAGTTCAGGCGGTGCTGCGCCGGGTGGGAATGCACTCCCATGCCCAACCCTTGCGCTTTGCTGAACTTGAGCTGGACCCGGTGGCGGTGCGGGTGCGGGTTTCAGGCGTGCGGCTGGACACCACCCTGACCGAGTACCGGATTCTGGAACACTTGCTCCGGCACCCCAACCGCACGTTTTCTCGGGCGGAACTGCTGGAAGTCGCCTTGCCGGATTCCGATGCACTGGAACGGGTGATGGACACCCATCTGGGAAACCTGCGCAAAAAACTGGAGCAGGCCGGAATGCCCCACATCATTGAGACCGTGCGCGGGGTGGGGTTTCGCTTATGGGTCAAGTGA